A genomic stretch from Penicillium digitatum chromosome 4, complete sequence includes:
- a CDS encoding Camp independent regulatory protein: MVNGTAAVLEPTFTGYVATTQDALILFEACLTGVLHHVPRRPHDRERSHLVRSGSVFIYEENASGIKRWTDGVTWSPSRILGNFLVYRELDKPFPPGEKKRAMKKATRRPVPAGRPGEPYPRHDNSQSYSPTSPSSAPFADRSSHQSELERALVGSLVDSYGFKDSGLVKKTMSVTVLGVTHHLVSYYSVEDVMRGILSPPSMVDSLRFIRPRTELTQKQSFRSPIDELEANAVESQEPPHAALYGYRPQMMAPPTYAMPNPSNDFYMHPSPYAATHPPQQGPIQGYSMGAPMAGQSAPNPYLPNPGHNAIPPKQEDYHSFRAGPYGSSMDSMSAHSMASIPGGINAGLPSSLNERRSTSEHSPSAYRNSSISSRSQATDATSPMDPSTPATYSRGSFSMSGQLETQHQALDRNMPGLDPNVPRRESNPIHPSYYATDRSQYYVPAPYAATQPISTWTTTAATQPQMAQPQI; the protein is encoded by the coding sequence ATGGTAAACGGGACCGCCGCCGTGTTGGAGCCCACATTTACCGGGTATGTCGCAACCACTCAAGACGCCTTGATCCTCTTCGAGGCCTGCTTGACCGGCGTATTGCATCACGTCCCCCGCCGCCCTCATGACAGAGAACGGAGTCATCTCGTGCGCAGCGGCAGCGTCTTCATCTATGAGGAGAACGCATCCGGCATCAAACGCTGGACCGATGGAGTTACCTGGAGTCCGAGTCGCATCCTGGGGAATTTCCTCGTTTACCGTGAGCTGGACAAGCCTTTTCCTCCTGGGGAGAAGAAGCGCGCCATGAAGAAGGCCACACGACGGCCAGTGCCGGCTGGCCGGCCCGGCGAACCTTATCCACGACACGATAATAGCCAAAGCTATTCTCCCACGTCTCCCAGTTCGGCCCCCTTCGCAGATCGTTCGTCCCATCAATCGGAGCTCGAACGGGCATTGGTTGGGTCCCTGGTAGATTCATACGGCTTCAAGGACTCCGGGTTAGTCAAGAAGACTATGAGCGTGACGGTTTTGGGCGTGACCCACCATTTGGTCTCATACTACAGCGTAGAGGACGTGATGCGCGGCATCCTCAGCCCACCATCCATGGTGGATTCCCTACGCTTTATCCGACCCCGCACAGAACTCACCCAGAAACAAAGCTTCCGTTCCCCAATCGACGAACTAGAAGCCAATGCCGTAGAAAGCCAAGAGCCTCCCCACGCCGCTTTATATGGATATCGCCCGCAGATGATGGCCCCACCCACTTACGCCATGCCGAATCCCTCAAACGACTTCTACATGCACCCCAGCCCTTATGCCGCCACACATCCCCCGCAGCAAGGCCCGATCCAGGGATACTCGATGGGCGCACCGATGGCAGGCCAATCTGCGCCAAATCCGTACCTGCCAAACCCCGGCCATAATGCCATTCCCCCAAAACAGGAAGACTACCACTCCTTCCGCGCAGGCCCTTACGGCAGCAGCATGGACTCAATGAGCGCCCACAGCATGGCCTCCATCCCAGGCGGAATCAACGCAGGACTCCCCAGTTCGCTCAACGAACGCAGATCCACCTCGGAACACAGCCCTTCGGCCTACCGCAACTCCTCCATCTCTTCGCGCAGCCAAGCAACGGACGCCACTTCCCCCATGGATCCATCCACCCCGGCCACCTACTCCCGCGGCAGCTTCAGCATGTCCGGTCAACTGGAAACCCAACACCAAGCACTTGATCGCAATATGCCTGGTCTCGATCCTAATGTTCCTCGTCGCGAATCCAATCCCATCCATCCGTCTTACTACGCTACGGATCGCTCCCAGTACTACGTACCCGCGCCTTACGCTGCCACGCAACCCATATCAACCTGGACAACTACGGCGGCGACACAACCTCAAATGGCGCAACCTCAAATCTAA
- a CDS encoding GCN5-related N-acetyltransferase protein, whose amino-acid sequence MSFTSVQNGCVSDSRLLIPIHSVPSVKEKEPSDPNIANPRLTINRALIYERRLPGDAYITAHVQRLQHGYYSSAVVSDQGAECVDFLAIAFTFHSPHTITHRIRSANISVSVRGNCDLTSSKSCPCHAPGNPRFLMHAPHLLYGIVSPETMEWKFSLAGSLGISELPVSASVVPSGSLSGRYKRYEMMRIQGSARTLKSPAGREFDVEAGKIVWSMEENNFQRSGLPREFTFVMLIQKLTTNSNISLSIDVDPVIDAMIGNYPSLLLKLPEYQPLPCRGVDFQQEVGQRFEPADPVRGFNFAELGGMFDEYIAMPGGKFSRQIQIPAETGTPDNHFQGTCVGQYGPPNPIPYQQQLQTHNLALQNSNFSRQNNLLQTTLKTLWTTQPKETPQSRKQHQNPPPPSPKLPT is encoded by the exons ATGTCGTTTACTTCTGTCCAAAACGGGTGTGTCTCAGACTCACGCTtgttgattccaatccacaGTGTACCGTCAGTCAAAGAAAAGGAACCATCAGATCCAAATATAGCGAATCCACGCCTTACTATCAACCGTGCTCTCATATATGAGCGCCGACTGCCTGGCGATGCGTATATTACTGCACACGTTCAACGACTTCAGCATGGCTATTACTCCAGCGCCGTCGTCTCGGACCAGGGCGCTGAATGTGTAGATTTTCTTGCCATTGCATTCACCTTTCATTCGCCGCACACCATCACGCACCGTATCAGGTCCGCCAATATTAGTGTATCAGTTCGGGGAAACTGTGATCTTACAAGTTCGAAGTCTTGCCCTTGTCATGCGCCCGGTAACCCACGCTTCCTTATGCACGCGCCGCACCTGCTCTACGGCATTGTTTCCCCGGAGACCATGGAGTGGAAATTCAGCCTGGCTGGGTCCCTCGGAATCTCGGAACTACCTGTCAGCGCAAGCGTTGTTCCCTCGGGGAGCCTCAGTGGACGGTACAAGCGGTACGAGATGATGCGCATCCAAGGCTCCGCACGTACTTTGAAGAGCCCAGCTGGTCGCGAATTCGATGTCGAAGCTGGCAAAATCGTCTGGTCCATGGAAGAGAACAATTTTCAGCGATCTGGTCTGCCGCGCGAGTTCACCTTTGTCATGTTGATTCAGAAACTCACGACAAACAGCAACATTTCGCTGTCCATCGATGTCGACCCCGTCATCGACGCTATGATTGGCAATTATCCATCCTTGCTGCTGAAACTGCCCGAGTACCAACCTTTGCCGTGTCGGGGCGTCGATTTCCAACAAGAAGTCGGACAGCGATTTGAGCCCGCGGATCCGGTGCGCGGATTCAACTTTGCAGAACTCGGGGGCATGTTCGATGAATACATCGCCATGCCAGGAGGGAAGTTCAGCCGTCAG ATCCAAATTCCAGCCGAGACCGGCACCCCTGACAATCACTTTCAGGGCACCTGCGTAGGCCAGTACGGGCCTCCCAACCCAATCCCGTACCAACAACAGCTGCAGACCCACAACCTGGCTCTCCAAAACAGCAATTTCTCCCGGCAGAACAACCTCCTACAGACAACCCTAAAAACCCTCTGGACAACCCAGCCGAAGGAAACCCCTCAATCCCGCAAGCAG CACCAAAATCCCCCTCCACCCTCCCCCAAACTGCCAACATAA
- a CDS encoding ABC drug exporter AtrF — MEKHSEQSHPVLGSQAYTQSLRQQSSSTGETYHHDASFEQQTTEQFHKIAEAPIDPTLTDSSTVSSTISEGDGRWGEKEAGNGVSRSGAMEDMEEMRRELTRLSLNRTRSVIKSNRRRKSPANHRDEEKVTDEEETEDEADDSFNLGEFLTGGHLERRTTAGEPAKKVGVVFKNLTVQGVETGASFVRTLPQAVIGTFGPDLYHLVCTFVPQLRFGKQPPVRDLIHDFSGAVREGEMMLVLGRPGAGCTTFLKAIANDRGAFVGVRGEVSYGGLSSEDQNKHFRGEVNYNPEDDQHFPSLTVWQTLKFSLINKTRKQDRESIPIIVDALLKMFGITHTRNTLVGNEYVRGVSGGERKRVSIAETLATKSTVVCWDNSTRGLDASTALDYAKSLRIMTDVSKRTTFVTLYQAGESIYELMDKVMVIDEGRMLYQGPAREARQYFIDLGFYCPAQSTTADFLTSLCDPNAREFQPGREASTPKTAEVLENTFKNSQAHNRILKDVSRYEKLLQDTQQEDTRRFQSTVAQSKSKSVSKMSPYTVSFVRQVMACVQREFWLLRGDKTSLCTKYFIVISNALIVSSLFYGESLDTSGAFSRGGALFFSILFLGWMQLTELMPAVTGRGIVARHKDYAFYRPSAVSIARVIVDFPAILSMVVPFTIIVYFLSGLDITASKFFIYFLFVYMTTFCLTSLYRMFAALSPSIDDAVRFGGIALNLLVLYVGYVIPKQTLIKESIWFGWLFYVNPIAYSYEAVLTNEFSDRDMDCNPSQLIPQGPGMDPRYQGCALTGSSLGETSVTGVQYLTANFEFTRSHLWRNFGVVIAFTVLYILVTVLAAETLSFVGSGGGALVFRKSKRTKKAAALSTNDEEKVANANDNAALARGQITANDDASFNRLTSSERCFTWQNVEYTVPYGNGTRKILNGVNGYAKPGVMIALMGASGAGKTTLLNTVAQRQKTGVVTGDMLVDGHELGADFQRGTGFCEQMDLHDNTSTIREAFEFSAILRQPRDVSHKEKIDYVDRIIDLLELEHIQDAIIGSLNVEQKKRVTIGVELAAKPNLLLFLDEPTSGLDSQAAFSIVRFLKKLSQAGQAIVCTIHQPSSMIIQQFDMILALNPGGNTLYFGPVGKDGTCVVKYFSDRGFDCPPSKNVAEFILETAAKATHRNGKLVDWNAEWRKSDQNREMLAEIERIRTERSQLPIEESVSANYEFAAPTSTQTLQLTKRLFNNYWRDPSYYYGKLFVSVIIGIFNGFTFYILSNTVASMQDRMFSVFLIILIPPIVLNSIVPKFYVNRALWEAREYPSRIYGWVAFCTANVVCEIPAAIISGLIYWLLWYYPVGFPTDSSNAGYVFLMTVLFFLFQASWGQWICAFAPSYTVISNVLPFFFVMVNLFNGIVRPYSDYPVFWKYWMYYVNPVTWWLRGVLSAVLPDVQVECSSLEATHFNPPPGKTCDAYAADFVNSIAKAGYLVNPQATADCQYCPYKDGEQYMANLNVHVGDKWRCFGIFLAFVMINWALVYFFIYTVRVRGWSFGIGSLFGVAGLLNDRVKGLFKGEKSEV, encoded by the coding sequence ATGGAGAAGCATTCTGAACAGTCACATCCCGTCTTGGGTTCCCAAGCCTATACTCAGTCTCTCAGGCAGCAATCCAGCTCAACTGGTGAGACCTATCACCATGATGCAAGCTTCGAACAACAAACCACGGAACAATTCCACAAGATTGCCGAAGCTCCCATCGACCCAACTTTAACCGACAGCTCGACTGTCAGCTCGACCATCAGTGAAGGTGATGGCCGCTGGGGAGAGAAGGAGGCTGGAAATGGCGTCTCTCGCAGTGGCGCCATGGAGGACATGGAAGAGATGCGCCGCGAACTCACCCGTCTCAGCTTGAACCGCACCCGTTCTGTCATCAAGAGCAATCGCCGTCGAAAATCGCCAGCCAACCACCGCGATGAAGAAAAGGTCACGGACGAAGAAGAGACCGAGGATGAAGCGGACGACAGCTTCAATCTGGGGGAGTTTTTGACTGGTGGTCATTTGGAGCGTCGCACGACCGCTGGCGAACCGGCCAAGAAGGTCGGCGTCGTCTTCAAGAACCTTACCGTGCAGGGGGTAGAGACTGGCGCCTCTTTCGTGCGCACTCTTCCCCAGGCTGTCATCGGTACTTTTGGCCCAGATTTGTATCATCTCGTCTGCACATTCGTGCCGCAGCTGCGGTTCGGCAAGCAACCGCCTGTTCGCGATCTGATCCATGATTTCAGCGGTGCTGTGCGCGAAGGTGAGATGATGCTAGTGCTAGGCCGTCCCGGTGCTGGTTGTACCACCTTCCTCAAGGCGATTGCGAACGACCGTGGTGCTTTTGTTGGTGTCCGTGGGGAGGTCAGCTATGGTGGTCTGTCATCTGAGGACCAGAATAAGCACTTCCGTGGAGAAGTCAACTATAACCCCGAAGATGACCAGCACTTCCCATCGCTCACCGTCTGGCAAACTCTCAAATTCTCCCTGATCAACAAAACTCGCAAGCAGGACCGGGAAAGCATCCCCATTATTGTTGACGCCCTGCTGAAAATGTTCGGTATCACTCACACCAGGAATACCCTCGTTGGTAACGAGTATGTCCGCGGTGTTTCTGGAGGTGAGCGCAAGCGTGTGAGTATCGCAGAGACCCTGGCCACCAAGTCTACAGTTGTCTGCTGGGATAACTCGACTCGCGGTCTAGATGCGAGCACTGCACTGGACTACGCCAAGTCCCTCCGCATCATGACCGATGTCAGCAAGCGCACTACCTTCGTCACCCTCTACCAAGCTGGAGAGAGCATCTACGAGCTCATGGACAAGGTGATGGTTATTGACGAGGGCCGTATGCTCTACCAAGGTCCAGCCCGGGAAGCACGACAATACTTCATCGATCTGGGCTTCTACTGCCCCGCGCAATCGACGACAGCCGACTTCCTCACTTCGCTCTGCGACCCCAACGCCCGCGAGTTCCAGCCTGGCCGTGAAGCATCCACTCCCAAAACCGCCGAGGTACTCGAAAACACCTTCAAGAATAGTCAGGCCCACAACCgtatcttgaaggatgtctccaGGTATGAGAAACTTCTCCAAGATACGCAGCAGGAGGACACGCGTCGCTTCCAATCCACGGTTGCACAGTCCAAGTCGAAGTCCGTTTCCAAGATGTCGCCATACACCGTCTCATTCGTCCGTCAGGTCATGGCCTGTGTACAGCGCGAGTTCTGGCTACTCCGGGGCGACAAAACCTCCCTGTGTACAAAGTACTTTATTGTCATTTCCAACGCCCTCATCGTTTCCTCCTTGTTCTATGGAGAGTCCCTCGATACCAGCGGCGCTTTCTCGCGGGGAGGTGCTCTGTTCTTCTCGATTTTGTTCCTTGGCTGGATGCAATTGACCGAGCTAATGCCGGCTGTCACTGGACGCGGCATCGTCGCCCGTCACAAGGATTACGCTTTCTACCGTCCCTCTGCGGTTTCTATTGCCCGCGTTATTGTCGACTTCCCTGCTATCCTCAGCATGGTCGTTCCATTCACGATTATCGTCTATTTCTTGAGTGGTCTCGATATCACAGCTTCCAAGTTCTTCATCTATTTCCTGTTCGTGTACATGACTACCTTCTGCCTCACCTCCCTCTACCGCATGTTCGCTGCGCTGTCACCGTCGATCGATGATGCGGTGCGTTTTGGTGGTATTGCTCTGAATCTGCTTGTGTTGTATGTCGGTTATGTCATTCCCAAGCAGACTCTTATCAAGGAGTCCATCTGGTTCGGTTGGCTGTTCTATGTCAACCCCATCGCGTACAGTTACGAGGCCGTCTTGACAAACGAGTTTTCCGATCGTGACATGGACTGCAATCCCTCCCAGCTTATCCCACAAGGTCCCGGCATGGATCCCCGATACCAGGGATGTGCTTTGACTGGGTCGTCATTGGGCGAAACATCTGTTACTGGAGTTCAGTACTTGACTGCCAACTTTGAGTTCACGCGCAGCCATCTATGGCGCAActttggtgttgtcattgccTTCACCGTGCTTTACATTCTGGTGACTGTCCTTGCTGCTGAGACTCTCTCATTCGTTGGTAGTGGGGGCGGTGCTCTAGTCTTCAGAAAGTCCAAGCGCACTAAGAAGGCCGCTGCACTGTCCACCAACGATGAAGAGAAGGTCGCCAACGCAAATGACAACGCCGCTCTTGCTCGTGGCCAGATCACTGCCAATGATGATGCTTCTTTCAATCGCCTGACCTCAAGTGAGCGTTGCTTCACCTGGCAGAATGTAGAATACACTGTCCCCTATGGCAACGGAACACGCAAGATCCTCAACGGTGTCAATGGTTATGCCAAACCCGGCGTCATGATCGCCCTGATGGGTGCCTCCGGTGCTGGAAAGACGACTCTACTCAATACCGTGGCCCAGCGCCAGAAGACAGGTGTGGTTACCGGCGATATGCTCGTCGATGGCCATGAGCTGGGTGCTGATTTCCAGCGTGGCACAGGTTTCTGTGAGCAAATGGATCTGCACGACAACACTTCTACTATCCGCGAAGCCTTCGAGTTCTCAGCTATCCTCCGCCAACCCCGCGATGTCTCACACAAGGAGAAAATTGACTACGTGGACCGCATTATCGACCTTCTCGAACTCGAGCATATCCAGGACGCCATCATCGGCTCTCTCAACGTCGAGCAGAAGAAGCGGGTCACCATTGGCGTCGAGCTCGCTGCAAAGCCCAATCTACTTCTTTTCCTGGATGAACCCACCTCTGGTCTCGACAGCCAAGCTGCATTCTCCATCGTCCGCTTCCTCAAGAAACTCTCTCAAGCCGGTCAAGCCATCGTCTGCACGATCCACCAGCCCTCCTCCATGATCATCCAGCAATTTGACATGATCCTCGCCCTCAATCCGGGAGGCAATACCCTCTACTTCGGCCCCGTCGGCAAAGATGGCACTTGCGTAGTCAAGTACTTCAGCGACCGTGGCTTCGACTGCCCACCCTCAAAGAACGTCGCCGAATTCATTCTCGAAACAGCTGCGAAAGCAACCCACCGCAACGGAAAACTCGTCGACTGGAATGCCGAATGGCGCAAATCAGACCAAAACCGCGAAATGCTCGCTGAAATCGAACGCATCCGCACAGAGCGAAGCCAACTTCCCATCGAGGAATCCGTCTCCGCCAATTACGAGTTCGCAGCCCCAACCTCAACCCAAACTCTCCAGCTAACAAAACGTCTCTTCAACAACTACTGGCGCGACCCATCCTACTACTACGGCAAACTCTTCGTCTCAGTCATCATCGGTATCTTCAACGGCTTCACTTTCTACATACTCTCAAACACAGTAGCCTCAATGCAAGACCGAATGTTCTCCGTTTTCCTAATCATCCTCATCCCGCCCATCGTCCTCAACTCCATTGTGCCCAAATTCTACGTAAACCGCGCCCTTTGGGAAGCACGAGAATACCCATCCCGCATCTACGGCTGGGTCGCCTTCTGCACAGCAAACGTCGTCTGCGAGATCCCTGCTGCTATTATTTCAGGCCTGATCTACTGGCTGCTGTGGTACTACCCAGTCGGATTCCCAACCGACTCTTCAAACGCAGGATACGTCTTCCTGATGACTGTCCTATTCTTCCTATTTCAGGCATCGTGGGGCCAGTGGATCTGCGCATTTGCGCCTTCTTACACTGTCATCTCGAACGTTCtccccttcttcttcgtcatggTCAATCTCTTCAACGGTATTGTCCGCCCTTACTCGGATTACCCCGTCTTCTGGAAATACTGGATGTACTACGTCAACCCGGTGACCTGGTGGTTGCGCGGTGTGCTCTCGGCTGTTTTGCCAGATGTCCAGGTTGAATGTTCATCGCTGGAAGCTACGCACTTCAACCCCCCGCCTGGAAAAACTTGCGATGCTTATGCTGCTGACTTCGTCAATTCTATTGCCAAGGCTGGGTACTTGGTTAACCCCCAGGCTACGGCGGATTGCCAGTACTGTCCCTACAAGGATGGCGAGCAGTATATGGCGAATTTAAATGTTCATGTTGGGGATAAGTGGCGCTGTTTTGGAATTTTCCTCGCTTTTGTGATGATTAACTGGGCTTTGGTTTATTTCTTTATCTACACCGTTCGTGTGAGAGGTTGGAGCTTTGGTATTGGGTCGCTGTTTGGTGTGGCTGGGTTGCTGAATGATCGTGTCAAGGGGTTGTTTAAGGGGGAGAAGAGTGAAGTCTAA
- a CDS encoding Tyrosyl-DNA phosphodiesterase: MEPLVDPELAAAVEASRRDMYRQQNRFVSSQASNFVDLTNDSGNDSDIEEVFPKSKSVVSSETEDDHEHEQLQRALAMSMEPNDKTEIPEHVPPISHATGPHEESVVSAGSIMGMNRKQMEVERLARLAKRKADDSSSTPPSQASRKLPRTEPSSVRHSIALPNPFQSAPQMSTLRVRSCTEVCRQLASNAPNINIQPTSRSVAQWPLGAVKKTHITGFPRNGNEITIEEVIQRDDLQLGVFSSFMWDMPWLYSKFNNSATRILFVMQANDEETRKQYRQDVSNMPNFRLCFPPMEPQVICMHSKLLLLFHPGYLRIAVPSANLTPTDWGEDGLMENTVFLIDLPKLDVPDAGRTPFYEELVYFLQASELHHNIIKKLDEFDFSETKRYAFVHTVGGSNTEDKWQRTGFSGLGRAIKALGLETNAPINVNYVASSLGNINTPFLRSIYLACKGDNALLDYELRTANKKKEPCTEVEAHNQECLDHFRVYFPSEKTAREVHRNAKSVIGTICFNPVWWSGANFPRDTLRDCVSDRGVLMHNKLAFVHPSTPIEMPDNKECRGWAYVGSANLSESAWGRIVKDPKTKQLKMNCRNWECGVVVPIINEKKAEKKDKGPETNETIPSAPLPVEVFRDTVPVPMRVPAVPLSESRRPFFFGV; encoded by the exons ATGGAGCCACTAGTGGATCCTGAGTTAGCTGCTGCCGTTGAGGCTTCTCGCCGAGACATGTATCGCCAGCAGAACAGATTTGTGTCATCCCAGGCGTCCAATTTTGTGGATCTAACCAATGATTCGGGCAACGACTCGGACATTGAAGAGGTGTTTCCCAAGTCAAAGTCTGTGGTGAGTTCCGAGACTGAGGATGACCACGAGCATGAGCAGCTACAACGTGCTCTTGCTATGTCGATGGAGCCTAATGACAAGACCGAAATCCCGGAGCATGTACCGCCTATCAGCCATGCAACTGGCCCGCATGAGGAGTCTGTAGTTTCGGCTGGTTCAATAATGGGCATGAACCGAAAGCAGATGGAGGTGGAGCGTCTTGCACGTCTCGCCAAGCGCAAGGCTGACGACAGCTCGTCTACTCCACCATCTCAAGCAAGCCGGAAGCTTCCGAGGACCGAGCCTTCATCAGTCCGTCACTCCATTGCTCTGCCTAATCCGTTCCAATCTGCCCCTCAAATGAGCACACTTCGAGTGAGATCTTGCACCGAGGTCTGTCGACAGCTTGCATCGAATGCCCCGAATATTAACATCCAACCGACCTCCCGCTCGGTGGCCCAATGGCCTCTTGGGGCTGTCAAGAAAACCCACATCACTGGTTTCCCTCGTAATGGGAATGAAATCACTATTGAAGAAGTCATCCAGCGAGATGACTTGCAACTGGGCGTATTTAGCTCATTTATGTGGGACATGCCGTGGCTTTATTCGAAGTTTAACAATTCAGCCACACGTATCTTATTTGTGATGCAAGCAAATGACGAAGAAACG CGAAAGCAATATCGTCAGGACGTTAGCAACATGCCCAATTTTCGCTTGTGTTTCCCACCCATGGAGCCCCAGGTAATCTGCATGCATTCTAAACTGCTTTTGCTGTTCCACCCTGGATACCTTCGCATCGCAGTCCCCTCTGCAAATCTCACACCCACTGACTGGGGAGAGGATGGGCTTATGGAAAAC ACTGTATTCCTTATCGATCTTCCCAAACTCGATGTTCCTGATGCCGGAAGGACCCCGTTCTATGAAGAACTAGTCTACTTCCTCCAGGCGTCCGAACTCCACCACAACATCATCAAAAAGCTAGATGAGTTTGACTTCAGCGAGACGAAGCGCTATGCATTTGTTCATACAGT TGGCGGATCCAACACTGAAGACAAATGGCAGCGCACTGGATTCAGCGGCTTGGGTCGTGCTATCAAAGCCCTCGGTCTAGAGACAAACGCACCCATCAATGTCAACTACGTC GCCTCGTCGCTGGGAAATATCAATACACCATTCCTGCGCTCAATCTACCTCGCTTGTAAAG GTGACAACGCTCTACTAGACTATGAGCTCCGAACCGcaaacaagaaaaaggaacCCTGCACGGAAGTGGAAGCGCATAACCAGGAGTGTCTCGATCACTTCCGTGTTTACTTCCCATCAGAAAAGACCGCACGAGAAGTGCACAGGAATGCCAAAAGCGTTATTGGCACGATATGCTTCAATCCAGTTTGGTGGTCGGGTGCCAATTTCCCGCGAGACACGCTTAGAGATTGTGTCAGTGACCGTGGAGTCTTGATGCACAACAAG CTTGCCTTCGTTCATCCTTCCACCCCGATCGAGATGCCTGATAACAAGGAGTGCCGGGGTTGGGCTTATGTGGGGAGTGCGAATTTGTCGGAGAGTGCATG GGGTCGGATCGTTAAGGACCCCAAGACGAAACAGCTGAAAATGAACTGTCGCAACTGGGAATGCGGCGTGGTCGTGCCTATCATCAATGAGAAGAAGGCTGAAAAGAAAGACAAGGGACCAGAAACAAATGAAACTATCCCTTCCGCTCCTCTACCAGTTGAGGTATTTAGGGATACCGTTCCTGTCCCGATGAGAGTGCCCGCTGTCCCCTTGTCGGAGAGCCGGAggcccttcttctttgggGTTTGA
- a CDS encoding CDP-alcohol phosphatidyltransferase codes for MIIMIIVARLLKRRTQSLVEVTSLFLIYLYIVFELARSRAITESPFHKPTTSGFAHLKLAIKNLGSSVPLVNFGFLPTPAVVTMIGSFVAQLSLRASRQGFQVLSKNARLSGRSNVFKTEALRRDEFRCLSTSGQSMLSRLQTGGLKPSCLQANLISPSFFTQQRWSGSKSPENNTPEQPEGSKKTPILSRIPLPTSHENIYTVPNILTLSRLLAAPVVGYLLVHNYHTAALSLFAYAGITDLVDGYIARRYNLQTVVGTIIDPMADKLLMTISVACLAVNGSLPIWLAVIILGRDVGLSTSAIYYRWISLPEPKTMARYWDFSLPSAEVKPTGISKINTALQLVLVGSAIALPVVPEAFVSAWQLSEAMTGFQYLVAGTTLWSGLSYVFSNSAVKILSKEEIQKRIVRAAAKRK; via the exons ATGATCATCATGATCATCGTGGCACGACTGCTGAAAAGGAGAACCCAAAG CCTGGTAGAAGTGACCTCTTTATTTCTGATTTACTTATAT ATTGT GTTCGAACTTGCCCGTTCAAGAGCAATT aCCGAATCACCATTCCATAAACCGACAACGTCCGGTTTTGCACATCTGAAGCTCGCAATTAAAAATTTGGGATCATCGGTGCCACTCGTCAATTTTGGCTTTCTCCCAACGCCTGCCGTTGTCACCATGATTGGCTCATTCGTGGCCCAGTTGTCCCTTCGGGCGAGCCGGCAGGGATTCCAAGTGCTATCCAAGAATGCACGTCTTTCTGGTCGGTCCAATGTGTTCAAGACTGAAGCTCTTCGGAGGGACGAATTCCGGTGTCTGTCTACATCAGGACAGTCGATGTTGAGCCGATTACAAACCGG AGGATTGAAACCTAGCTGCTTGCAGGCCAATCTGATTTCACCATCATTCTTCACCCAGCAAAGATGGTCCGGGTCAAAATCGCCAGAAAACAACACCCCTGAACA ACCTGAGGGATCCAAGAAAACCCCTATTCTATCACGGATTCCCCTGCCAACCTCTCACGAGAATATCTACACCGTGCCCAACATTCTCACGCTATCCCGGCTGCTCGCCGCCCCCGTGGTCGGGTATCTCCTAGTCCACAACTACCACACGGCAGCGTTATCCCTGTTTGCCTATGCCGGTATCACTGATCTCGTCGATGGGTACATCGCCCGGCGGTATAACCTCCAAACCGTGGTTGGAACCATCATCGATCCCATGGCCGACAAGCTATTGATGACCATTAGTGTCGCATGTCTGGCCGTGAATGGCTCCCTTCCGA TTTGGCTGGCTGTGATCATCCTCGGTCGCGATGTCGGTCTGAGTACCTCGGCTATCTACTACCGTTGGATTTCGCTGCCTGAGCCTAAGACTATGGCCCGGTACTGGGACTTTTCGCTTCCCTCAGCGGAGGTCAAACCTACTGGGATCTCAAAGATCAATACTGCCTTGcagttggtgttggtgggTAGTGCAATTGCACTGCCTGTGGTCCCTGAGGCGTTTGTCAGTGCCTGGCAGTTGAGCGAGGCGATGACTGGTTTCCA GTACCTCGTTGCCGGTACCACCCTTTGGTCTGGACTCAGCTACGTCTTCTCCAACAGCGCTGTAAAGATCCTCTCCAAGGAAGAAATCCAAAAGCGAATTGTTCGAGCAGCTGCTAAACGTAAGTAG